The Muricauda sp. SCSIO 65647 genome includes a region encoding these proteins:
- a CDS encoding PQQ-binding-like beta-propeller repeat protein, protein MSILFFLGQFTSLAQVKITLSNTAKDNVINASTGIVLVRTGKELYGISPESKTIIWKNESLGKVDLDSYYGIPFTPLAIFEGKPVVNSKLLSNTVNAKGTSRIMMNVTTGKVLFDSEKVGFKSVNRTLLIPGQKAILVDGIKDKKLAVALFDHKDQKMRWQNDLTNATFFKNLKGTLFQKEKILLDKNQNVFWLRNNHLLNMNGTTGEIIYQKENIESIAIDPKKEVVYLFTRANEGEKLMRFTEVMAYSTNGMKPLWKKAARIRGAIKEMVFDGSKLVAVTSTGFNILHESGQKQWAEMEALPLIKKIVPVETGFLVIQEKFLSHIDEKGKKKWQKPIKISLSNDERPVHLFEKGSEALYITPSRANKINITNGEKHWDDIILSDADFLSRNLKLKVPPYRIWHDSIRAQFAVYSKNDLYLLNHESKTTPTPVHSFDFGRFLPNIKMGEFGYFLDHDNKYFLFDGKGHLVYEKNYPSNTKSSIFGETFYYLKRGLGAYRAATNFIYSQAVENVGSAVASGNLGFLTGFGSSIYGSYQVYQNPERIISNLDELGFSSGLETVFKRIQKGKESKNAILIVAPNEDETVAVIRLDIPSGKEEKLKQLDRDASFVIDQVENIIYSFDKKEITIERL, encoded by the coding sequence TTGTCAATCTTGTTTTTCTTGGGTCAGTTCACAAGCTTGGCCCAAGTAAAGATCACGCTGTCCAATACGGCAAAAGATAATGTCATCAACGCCAGTACGGGAATAGTATTGGTGCGCACCGGAAAGGAGTTGTATGGTATAAGTCCTGAAAGCAAGACCATCATCTGGAAAAACGAATCACTCGGAAAAGTGGATCTTGATTCCTATTATGGGATTCCCTTTACGCCCTTGGCCATTTTTGAGGGCAAACCTGTGGTAAATTCCAAACTACTTTCGAACACCGTCAATGCCAAGGGCACCTCTCGAATAATGATGAACGTTACCACAGGAAAGGTACTTTTCGATTCTGAGAAGGTCGGATTTAAGTCTGTAAACCGTACCCTATTGATTCCTGGACAAAAGGCCATTCTTGTAGATGGCATCAAGGACAAAAAACTAGCGGTTGCCCTTTTTGACCATAAAGACCAAAAAATGCGCTGGCAGAACGATTTGACCAACGCTACATTTTTCAAAAACCTTAAGGGGACCCTTTTTCAGAAGGAAAAAATTCTGTTGGACAAAAACCAAAATGTTTTTTGGTTACGAAACAACCACTTGTTGAATATGAATGGCACCACTGGTGAAATTATCTATCAAAAGGAAAATATTGAATCAATAGCGATCGATCCAAAAAAAGAAGTGGTCTACCTGTTTACCCGGGCAAACGAAGGGGAAAAATTAATGCGGTTTACAGAGGTCATGGCTTATTCCACTAATGGCATGAAACCCTTATGGAAAAAGGCAGCCAGAATCAGGGGGGCGATCAAGGAGATGGTTTTCGATGGCTCCAAGCTCGTCGCGGTCACCTCTACCGGGTTCAATATTCTTCATGAAAGCGGTCAGAAACAATGGGCCGAAATGGAGGCGCTGCCATTGATCAAAAAAATTGTGCCCGTTGAAACAGGATTTTTAGTGATTCAAGAAAAATTCTTGTCACATATTGATGAGAAGGGCAAAAAAAAATGGCAGAAGCCCATTAAAATTTCCCTTTCCAATGATGAAAGGCCCGTACATCTTTTTGAAAAAGGGTCTGAAGCACTATATATAACCCCATCTAGGGCCAACAAGATCAACATCACAAATGGAGAAAAGCATTGGGATGACATTATTCTTAGTGATGCGGACTTTCTGTCAAGAAATTTGAAACTGAAGGTGCCGCCCTATCGCATTTGGCACGACAGCATTAGGGCACAGTTTGCCGTTTATAGTAAAAATGATCTCTATCTGCTTAACCATGAGAGCAAAACGACCCCAACCCCTGTTCATTCCTTTGATTTCGGAAGGTTCCTTCCCAATATCAAGATGGGGGAGTTTGGGTATTTTTTAGACCATGACAACAAGTACTTCCTATTTGACGGTAAAGGTCATTTGGTCTATGAAAAAAACTATCCTTCCAATACTAAATCTTCCATTTTTGGCGAAACCTTTTATTACCTAAAAAGGGGGTTAGGGGCCTACAGGGCAGCGACCAATTTCATTTACAGTCAAGCCGTGGAAAATGTTGGCAGCGCGGTCGCTTCAGGAAATTTGGGTTTTCTAACCGGTTTTGGTTCCAGTATTTATGGCTCTTATCAGGTCTACCAGAACCCTGAAAGAATCATTTCAAATTTAGACGAACTCGGCTTCAGTTCAGGTTTGGAAACCGTTTTCAAAAGAATTCAGAAAGGGAAAGAAAGTAAAAACGCTATTTTGATCGTTGCGCCCAATGAAGATGAAACGGTGGCCGTTATTCGATTGGATATTCCCTCTGGCAAAGAGGAGAAATTAAAACAGTTAGATAGAGATGCTTCATTTGTAATCGATCAAGTTGAAAATATCATTTATAGTTTTGATAAAAAAGAAATTACCATAGAGCGGCTATAG
- a CDS encoding helix-turn-helix domain-containing protein: MASNQIHQYEELYPSEDLEDFVSLYFKSKNLSDAPEKMTICPDGYFKLIVQLKEDNIIAYFLTGLWVNEVEITLPPQVTTYGIKFKIIAAEYILKREIQSILNTVEQLGTDYLGIDSLKFGSLRNVAEQFEKILKKRLPPKEQILGNRLRLSQFLYSNYKDIQANEVADQIYWSHRQINRYMNKYVGTTLKKYLNVQKCYRAYLQIREGEFFPEKGFFDQAHFIREVKKHTGHTPTSLYQGKNDQFIQLNNIGKL; encoded by the coding sequence ATGGCCTCGAACCAAATACATCAATACGAAGAGCTATATCCGTCCGAGGATTTGGAAGACTTTGTTTCCCTGTATTTTAAATCGAAGAATCTTTCTGATGCCCCAGAAAAGATGACCATTTGCCCAGATGGTTACTTTAAATTGATCGTTCAGCTGAAAGAAGATAACATCATCGCTTATTTTCTTACCGGTCTTTGGGTCAACGAAGTGGAAATAACACTTCCTCCCCAGGTGACCACCTATGGCATAAAGTTCAAAATAATAGCCGCTGAGTACATTCTAAAAAGGGAAATACAATCCATTCTCAACACGGTGGAACAGTTGGGTACTGATTACTTGGGCATAGATTCCCTCAAGTTTGGTTCTTTACGGAACGTGGCCGAGCAATTCGAGAAAATCTTAAAGAAGAGACTTCCGCCGAAAGAACAAATTCTGGGCAACCGCCTAAGATTAAGTCAATTTCTTTATAGCAATTACAAAGATATTCAGGCCAACGAAGTGGCCGACCAAATCTACTGGTCACATCGACAGATCAATCGCTACATGAACAAGTATGTCGGAACCACCCTTAAAAAGTATCTCAATGTACAAAAGTGCTACCGTGCCTATCTACAGATACGGGAAGGTGAATTCTTTCCTGAAAAGGGCTTCTTTGATCAGGCCCATTTTATACGCGAGGTCAAAAAGCATACGGGCCATACCCCTACTTCATTGTACCAGGGCAAAAATGACCAATTTATACAATTGAACAATATAGGCAAGCTCTAA